The Chitinivibrionales bacterium genome segment CTGGAAAGACATCGACTTACAGCGTATCTGTCGAAAAAGTTGTTGATCGGCAGGTCACAAATTCGTTTTTTACATATCGCAGCGGAGCAGTGCCTGATCAGCTTTTTTGGCAACATGAATCCTCAATTATATGTCACCGGAGAACTCGAAGGAAGAAATTGCACAATCAATTTCAGCATTGAGAGTATTCCCTTTAAAGATGAGACATTTGATGTCGCACTTTGCAGCCACGTACTTGAGCATGTTTTGCAGGACCGCCTGGCAATTACCGAATTTTACCGTGTTTTGAATAAAAATGGCATCGCATTCCTTGAGGTGCCAGTCGACAAAAGCATACGCTGCACGATCGAGGGTAGTCCATCAATGTCGCGGGAAGAAAGAATCCGCATTCTCAAGCAGGAGGACCACCAGAGACTCTATGGCCTTGATTTTTCCTCACGCCTGACCGAGGCCGGATTTGCTGTTGAAGAAATTGATGTCGCCAGGGAATTCAGCCATGAAGATATTAAAAAATATGGCTTTGATATCGAGGAGATCTTTTTTGTTTGCCGAAAGCACAAAAGCTCTTGTTGATTATTCAATGTATGCTTAGGCGACGAAAATAGCCGAC includes the following:
- a CDS encoding methyltransferase domain-containing protein, which gives rise to MALFKNSRSNILLSPLFKARSFFYKGNTVNCPCCNGNFKKFLPAGQNENRRENAKCPDCSSLERHRLTAYLSKKLLIGRSQIRFLHIAAEQCLISFFGNMNPQLYVTGELEGRNCTINFSIESIPFKDETFDVALCSHVLEHVLQDRLAITEFYRVLNKNGIAFLEVPVDKSIRCTIEGSPSMSREERIRILKQEDHQRLYGLDFSSRLTEAGFAVEEIDVAREFSHEDIKKYGFDIEEIFFVCRKHKSSC